A single region of the Biomphalaria glabrata chromosome 15, xgBioGlab47.1, whole genome shotgun sequence genome encodes:
- the LOC106055784 gene encoding RCC1 and BTB domain-containing protein 1-like, translated as MAEEELTFTENMDLTLPERNLSNLAIRFPELLPSRHFMDLSRWPIFCILNTELLSTVRKIFVFGNSGNEAIFITDTDDVFAFGSNCSNCLGLGDSHSSFEPRKIDSLCQKKVIDISFGSGPHVVALTQAGEVYSWGHNGYCQLGNGSSSPGFIPGLVTTNLINRKVVKIACGSHHTMALLSDGEVYAWGQNNCGQVGTGSSTNQPSPRKITATIGTRFAVAIACGQTSSMALLDNGEVYGWGYNGNGQLGIGNNVNQPNPCRVVALQTIIITQIVCGYAHTLALSDEGSIYSWGANSYGQLGTGNKANAVVPAKVTSQSERFVEIAASHYSHISASMCQNGKVYMWGQCRGQSLTSPWMTRFSSTDDVFAAFSTPPVSWRIYSVDLIKGSRVADAVAAAFDNPETSDIKFVVDGKDIHVHKTILKMRCEHFRSMFQSCWDEGSKESIEITQYSYPVYKAFLKYLYTDDVDLSPDEAIGLLDLSNSYCEELLKMKCESLIRQSISVDNVAMLYAAAIKFGAQTLEDFCFRFSLNHMTAVTQSEAFNKLDESVVKEFIYKASLAGAFRN; from the exons ATGGCAGAAGAGGAGCTAACGTTTACTGAAAATATGGATCTAACATTGCCAGAGAGGAATTTATCAAATCTGGCCATTAGATTCCCAGAACTTCTTCCTTCTAGACACTTTATGGATCTTAGCAGGTGGCCTATTTTCTGCATCCTCAACACAGAGCTTCTGTCCActgtaagaaaaatatttgtgtttggGAACTCTGGGAATGAAGCTATTTTTATCACAGACACAGACGATGTGTTTGCTTTTGGTTCAAATTGCAGCAACTGTCTTGGCCTTG GGGACTCACACAGCAGCTTTGAGCCACGTAAAATTGACAGTCTCTGCCAAAAGAAAGTGATAGACATTTCCTTTGGTAGTGGTCCTCATGTTGTTGCTCTGACTCAAG CTGGTGAGGTTTACAGCTGGGGTCACAATGGTTACTGTCAGCTGGGTAACGGCTCCTCTAGTCCTGGCTTTATTCCTGGCCTGGTCACCACCAATCTTATTAACAGAAAGGTGGTCAAGATAGCTTGTGGTAGCCACCATACAATGGCACTATTGTCAGATGGAGAG gTCTATGCATGGGGTCAAAATAACTGTGGACAAGTTGGTACAGGCTCTTCCACCAATCAGCCATCACCACGTAAAATTACTGCAACTATtg GTACCAGATTTGCAGTGGCCATTGCTTGTGGGCAGACATCATCAATGGCTTTGTTGGATAATGGGGAG GTTTATGGATGGGGATATAATGGAAATGGACAACTGGGAATCGGCAATAATGTCAATCAGCCCAATCCTTGTCGCGTGGTTGCCTTGCAGACTATCATAATTACTCAG ATTGTTTGTGGCTATGCTCACACTTTGGCCCTGTCAGATGAAGGATCTATATACTCCTGGGGAGCTAACTCATATGGTCAGCTGGGGACAGGGAATAAAGCCAATGCGGTGGTGCCTGCGAAAGTCACATCTCAGAGTGAAAG GTTTGTGGAGATAGCTGCCAGTCACTACAGTCACATCTCTGCATCCATGTGCCAGAATGGCAAAGTGTACATGTGGGGTCAGTGTCGTGGCCAGTCTCTGACCAGCCCTTGGATGACCAGGTTTTCATCCACAGATGATGTGTTCGCTGCATTTTCAACCCCTCCTGTCTCCTGGAGAATTTACTCTGTTG ATCTTATCAAGGGTTCGCGTGTGGCTGATGCAGTGGCAGCAGCATTTGATAATCCA GAAACCAGTGATATCAAGTTTGTTGTGGATGGGAAAGACATACATGTACACAAGACTATTCTCAAGATGAG GTGTGAGCACTTTAGGTCAATGTTCCAGTCTTGCTGGGATGAAGGAAGCAAAGA GTCTATTGAGATCACCCAGTATTCCTATCCTGTGTATAAAGCCTTCCTCAAATATCTGTACACTGATGATGTTGACTTGAGTCCTGATGAAGCCATAG GCCTGCTAGATTTGTCCAACTCCTACTGTGAAGAGCTCCTGAAGATGAAGTGTGAGTCCCTCATCCGACAGAGTATCTCTGTGGATAATGTGGCCATGCTCTATGCTGCAGCCATTAAGTTTGGAGCACAG ACACTTGAAGATTTCTGTTTCCGCTTTTCACTGAACCACATGACAGCCGTGACACAAAGCGAGGCTTTTAACAAACTGGACGAGTCAGTTGTGAAG